Proteins encoded together in one Hevea brasiliensis isolate MT/VB/25A 57/8 chromosome 16, ASM3005281v1, whole genome shotgun sequence window:
- the LOC110646081 gene encoding O-fucosyltransferase 30, with the protein MAQILLPSLPTLTPLAISIAIIQDKAMNSILNFHKRTTKSWTKKKTSVPYRSPLFVLLVSVFTVFFFLVLFTSYSKTSNSLLHKTINPQITQCSRFQALSGGEKFLWYAPHSGFSNQLSEFKNGILMAGILNRTLIVPPILDHHAVALGSCPKFRVSGPQEIRFSVWDHAIELIKTGRYVSMVDIIDTSSLVPSSIQTIDFRIFASLWCGWNKDFTCINDLNARSSLSESLMQCGSIISGVNGNIDKCLYAVDEDCRTTVWTYKNGEEDGVLDPFQPDEQLKKKKNISYVRRHRDVSKTLGPGSESESATILAFGSLFSASYKGSELYIDIHEVQTDQRIQSLIGKSKFLPFVPEILIAGKKYALETIKAPFLCAQLRLLDGQFKNHRTATFLGLKQKLESLKRTGHQPIHIFVMTDLPRGNWTGSYLSDLASDSDHFKLHFLRGEEDLVIQTAKKIAAAGHGLRLGHIPWINGVSKMKMHCPYQRLPDILLYIEESVCACASLGFVGTAGSTIAESIELMRKSDVCRTS; encoded by the exons ATGGCCCAAATTCTATTACCTTCCCTTCCAACCTTAACACCGCTTGCCATCTCTATTGCCATAATTCAGGACAAAGCCATGAACAGCATTCTTAATTTCCACAAACGCACAACTAAATCATGGACCAAGAAAAAAACATCAGTTCCTTACAGATCTCCACTCTTTGTTTTACTCGTCTCTGTCTTCACAGTCTTCTTTTTTCTTGTGCTTTTCACTTCCTATTCTAAAACCTCCAATTCTCTTTTGCATAAAACCATAAATCCCCAAATTACTCAATGTAGCAGATTCCAAGCCCTGTCCGGAGGAGAGAAGTTCCTCTGGTACGCACCGCACAGTGGGTTTAGCAACCAGCTATCGGAGTTCAAGAATGGGATACTGATGGCCGGTATTTTGAATAGGACGTTAATTGTGCCACCGATTCTTGATCACCATGCTGTCGCTCTTGGTAGTTGCCCTAAATTTAGGGTTTCGGGGCCTCAAGAGATCAGGTTTTCCGTTTGGGATCATGCGATTGAACTGATTAAAACTGGGAG GTATGTCTCCATGGTTGACATCATTGATACTTCATCATTGGTGCCTTCTTCCATTCAAACCATAGATTTCAGGATTTTTGCATCCTTGTGGTGCGGTTGGAATAAGGATTTCACTTGCATAAATGATTTGAATGCTCGGTCCTCTTTGTCTGAAAGCCTTATGCAGTGTGGATCTATAATATCTGGGGTCAATGGTAATATAGATAAGTGTTTATATGCTGTAGATGAAGATTGCAGAACCACAGTTTGGACTTACAAGAATGGTGAAGAGGATGGAGTATTAGATCCATTCCAACCTGATGAGCAACTCAAGAAGaaaaaaaacatttcatatgtTAGGAGGCACCGAGATGTATCTAAGACGCTTGGACCAGGTTCTGAATCTGAATCTGCCACTATCCTGGCATTTGGAAGCCTTTTCAGTGCCTCATACAAGGGTTCAGAGCTGTATATTGATATCCATGAAGTTCAGACAGATCAAAGGATACAATCTTTGATAGGGAAAAGTAAATTTCTTCCCTTTGTTCCCGAAATCCTAATTGCAGGGAAGAAATATGCTTTAGAGACCATAAAGGCTCCTTTTCTTTGTGCCCAGCTCAGATTGTTAGATGGTCAGTTTAAGAACCACAGGACAGCCACTTTTCTGGGCTTGAAACAAAAGTTAGAATCTTTAAAGCGGACGGGTCATCAGCCCATTCATATTTTTGTAATGACTGATCTTCCTCGAGGTAATTGGACTGGGAGTTACTTAAGTGACTTGGCTAGTGACTCAGACCATTTTAAGTTGCACTTTCTGAGAGGAGAAGAAGACTTGGTGATACAAACTGCAAAGAAAATTGCAGCTGCAGGGCATGGCTTAAGACTTGGACATATTCCATGGATTAATGGAGTGAGCAAGATGAAGATGCATTGTCCTTACCAGAGATTGCCTGACATACTTCTATATATAGAGGAAAGTGTTTGTGCTTGTGCTTCACTGGGTTTTGTTGGGACTGCTGGATCAACTATTGCTGAGAGTATAGAGTTGATGAGAAAATCTGATGTATGTAGAACGTCCTAA
- the LOC110646082 gene encoding transcription factor KUA1, which yields MTRRCSHCSHNGHNTRTCSNRGVKLFGVRLTDGLIRKSASMGNLSHYTGSPNPDGAHASPGETPDHGDAADGYASEDFVPGSSLSRERKKGVPWTEEEHRMFLLGLQKLGRGDWRGIARNYVISRTPTQVASHAQKYFIRQSNVSRRKRRSSLFDIVADEPVDIPMASQEFLTVNHPLTETPSDDPDPLPAPPPLDEECESMDSTNSNEAEAVPPKPDSPQSFYPVICPAYFPPLFPFSFPLRSGYGAEPSKETHEVLKPTAVHSKSPINVDELVGMSKLSLGESIGDAGPSSLSLKLLGGSSRQSAFHANTGSNASNMNSGSSPIHAV from the exons ATGACTAGGCGGTGCTCTCATTGCAGCCACAATGGGCACAATACGAGGACCTGCTCTAACCGCGGGGTCAAGCTCTTTGGGGTCCGATTGACAGACGGGTTGATCCGCAAAAGTGCTAGTATGGGCAATTTAAGCCATTATACAGGGTCTCCCAACCCGGATGGGGCCCACGCTTCCCCCGGCGAGACACCCGACCACGGGGACGCTGCTGACGGCTACGCTTCCGAGGATTTCGTTCCTGGGTCTTCTTTGAGCCGTGAGCGAAAGAAAG GCGTTCCATGGACTGAAGAGGAACATAGGATGTTTCTACTTGGCCTGCAGAAGCTTGGCAGAGGTGATTGGCGTGGGATTGCACGCAATTATGTTATATCAAGGACACCTACTCAGGTGGCCAGTCATGCACAAAAATATTTCATCAGGCAAAGCAATGTTTCCAGGAGAAAAAGGCGGTCCAGCCTGTTTGATATAGTAGCTGATGAA CCAGTTGACATTCCAATGGCATCACAAGAATTCTTGACTGTCAACCATCCCCTGACAGAAACTCCAAGTGATGATCCTGATCCTTTACCTGCTCCTCCTCCTTTGGATGAAGAATGTGAATCAATGGATTCTACCAACTCCAATGAGGCAGAAGCTGTTCCTCCAAAGCCAGATAGCCCACAGTCCTTCTACCCAGTTATATGCCCAGCTTATTTCCCACCATTGTTCCCATTTTCGTTCCCACTTAGGTCAGGATATGGTGCGGAGCCAAGTAAGGAGACACATGAGGTTCTCAAGCCGACAGCAGTACATTCGAAAAGCCCAATCAACGTTGATGAGCTGGTTGGCATGTCAAAACTGAGTTTAGGAGAATCTATTGGTGATGCTGGGCCCTCTTCTCTTTCCCTAAAATTGCTTGGAGGATCATCCAGACAATCTGCTTTTCACGCTAATACGGGCTCTAATGCTTCAAACATGAATTCAGGCAGCAGTCCAATCCATGCAGTTTAA